A genome region from Prionailurus viverrinus isolate Anna chromosome A3, UM_Priviv_1.0, whole genome shotgun sequence includes the following:
- the CEBPZ gene encoding CCAAT/enhancer-binding protein zeta, which produces MAAARKPLEFHAKRPWGGEEAVEDPDEDSEEDNDEAENGFSLEEVLRLGGTKQDYLMLATLDENEEVVDGGKKGAIDDLQQGELEAFIQNLSLAKYAKAFLVEEDEPAKKENASKKASESKVDKKKQNAAESERTSLGKVKNKKRPEQHSGENNSATPKVKKDKQQDIFEFCERQTLLLKPGGKWYDLEYSNEYSLEPQPRDVVSQYKTLAQKLYEHEINLFKNKTNNQKGAASTWMKAIVSSGTLGDRMAAMILLIQDDAIHTLQFVETLVSLVKKKGSKQQCLMALDTFKELLITDLLPDSRKLRIFSQHPFNKLEQLSSGNKDSRDRRLILWYFEHQLKHLVAEFVQVLETLSHDSLVATKTRALVVAHELLCNKPEEEKALLVQVVNKLGDPQNRIATKASHLLETLLSKHPNMKGVVCGEVERLLFRSNISSKAQYYAICFLNQMVLSHEESELANKLITLYFCFFRTCIKKKDIESKMLSALLTGVNRAYPYAQTGDDKVREQVDTLFKVLHVVNFNTSVQALMLLFQVMNSQQTISDRYYAALYRKMLDPGLMLCSKQAMFLNLVYKSLKADIVLRRVKAFVKRLLQVTCEQMPPFICGALYLVSEILKAKPGLRSQLDDHPESDEENFIDIGDDEDTEQFTDADKETDTVKKAEIEETVSDGPVGTKKSESASWVHFDNLKGGKKLKTYDPFSRNPLFCGAENTSLWELKKLSEHFHPSVALFAKTILQGNHIQYSGDPLQDFTLMRFLDRFVYRNPKPHKGKENTDSVVMQPKRKHFMKDVRSLAVNSKEFLAKEESQIPVDELFFYRYYKKVAIVKEKQKRNADEESIEDVDDEEFEKMIDTFEDDNCFTSGKDDLDFAGNMKKKKKGAKEDPEDEDSEGSDDDLFDNLDDDEVSLGSLNEEFTEIDEDGGTFMDVSDEEKVDDVSSKINTKRSKRKGANDLDFAGSFQGPRKKKKGNFNDSSLFVSAEEFGHLLDENMGSKFDNIGMNAMANKDNASLKQLRWEAERDDWLHNRDVKSIIKKKKNFKKKRPKTTQKIKKQRN; this is translated from the exons ATGGCGGCCGCTAGGAAGCCTTTGGAGTTCCATGCCAAGCGGCCCTGGGGCGGAGAGGAGGCGGTAGAAGATCCGGACGAGGACAGCGAAGAGGATAACGATGAAGCCGAAAATGGGTTCTCTCTGGAGGAAGTATTACGGCTTGGAGGCACCAAG CAAGATTACCTTATGCTGGCTACGTTGGATGAAAATGAGGAAGTGGTGGATGGAGGCAAAAAAGGAGCAATTGACGACCTTCAGCAAGGTGAATTAGAAGCATTTATTCAAAATCTTAGTTTGGCCAAGTATGCAAAAGCTTTCTTAGTTGAAGAAGATGAACCAGCTAAAAAAGAGAATGCCAGCAAAAAAGCAAGCGAATCTAAAGTagataaaaaaaagcaaaacgcagcagaaagtgaaaggaCATCACTCGGTAAGGTGAAGAATAAGAAGAGGCCAGAACAGCATTCTGGTGAGAACAACAGTGCCACACCAAAAGTTAAGAAAGATAAACAACAGGACATCTTTgaattttgtgagagacagacatTGTTGCTCAAGCCTGGAGGCAAATGGTATGATCTAGAATACAGCAACGAGTATTCTTTGGAACCCCAGCCTCGGGATGTTGTGTCTCAGTACAAAACCTTAGCTCAGAAATTGTATGAGCATGAAATCAACTTattcaaaaataagacaaataatcaAAAGGGAGCTGCTTCTACCTGGATGAAGGCAATTGTGTCGTCAGGGACGCTAGGTGACAGGATGGCAGCCATGATTCTTCTTATTCAGGATGATGCTATTCACACACTGCAGTTTGTAGAAACTCTTGTGAGCCTTGTTAAAAAGAAGGGTAGCAAACAGCAGTGCCTCATGGCTTTGGATACTTTCAAAGAGTTACTGATTACAGACCTTTTGCCAGACAGTCGGAAACTACGGATTTTCAGCCAGCATCCTTTCAACAAACTGGAACAGTTGTCCAGTGGCAACAAGGACTCAAGAGATAGAAGGTTGATATTATGGTATTTTGAACACCAGCTGAAACATTTAGTGGCTGAATTTGTGCAGGTCTTAGAAACTTTAAGTCATGATTCATTAGTAGCCACTAAAACTCGAGCCCTTGTGGTAGCTCATGAACTTCTCTGCAACAAACCAGAGGAAGAAAAGGCTCTTCTTGTGCAGGTGGTAAATAAACTGGGAGATCCTCAGAACAGAATAGCCACAAAAGCCTCCCATCTGTTAGAGACCTTGCTCTCTAAACATCCAAATATGAAAGGAGTTGTATGTGGCGAAGTAGAAAGACTGCTCTTTCGTTCAAATATCAGCTCCAAAGCCCAATATTAtgcaatttgctttttaaatcaaatgGTCCTTTCCCATGAAGAAAGTGAATTAGCTAATAAATTaattactctttatttttgtttttttcggACTTGTATCAAGAAAAAAGATATTGAATCAAAAATGCTTAGTGCCCTTTTAACAGGAGTAAATAGAGCATACCCTTATGCCCAGACTGGTGATGACAAAGTGAGGGAGCAGGTTGACACGCTCTTTAAAGTGCTACATGTTGTGAATTTTAATACCAGCGTCCAGGCTTTAATGTTGCTTTTTCAAGTAATGAATTCTCAGCAGACAATATCAGATCGATATTATGCAGCACTATATAG gaAAATGTTGGATCCAGGGTTGATGTTGTGTTCTAAGCAAGCCATGTTTCTTAATCTTGTCTACAAGTCTCTGAAAGCGGACATCGTGTTGCGCAGGGTCAAGGCTTTTGTGAAGAGGTTACTCCAAGTTACTTGCGAACAGATGCCACCATTCATATGTGGAGCTTTATATCTTGTGTCGGAGATCCTTAAAGCAAAACCAGGTTTAAGAAGCCAACTAGATGATCATCCG gAGTCTGATGAAGAGAATTTTATTGACATAGGAGATGATGAAGACACAGAACAATTCACTGatgcagataaagaaacagataCAGTAAAAAAAGCTGAGATAGAAGAAACTGTGTCTGACGGACCTGTGGGGACAAAAAAatcagagtctgcttcttgggTGCACTTTGATAATTTGAAAG gtGGCAAAAAGTTAAAGACCTATGATCCATTCAGTAGAAACCCTCTGTTCTGTGGAGCTGAAAACACAAGTCTCTGGGAACTCAAAAAg ctatCTGAGCATTTTCATCCCTCTGTGGCCCTTTTTGCAAAGACTATCCTTCAG GGAAATCATATTCAGTATTCAGGGGACCCACTCCAGGATTTTACATTAATGAGATTCTTAGATCGATTTGTATACCGAAATCCAAAGCCACATAAAGGCAAAG AAAACACAGATAGTGTTGTGATGCagccaaaaagaaaacattttatgaagGATGTTCGTAGTCTTGCTG TGAACAGTAAGGAGTTCCTTGCAAAAGAAGAAAGCCAAATACCAGTGGATGAACTATTTTTCTACAG atactaTAAAAAGGTTGCTATTGTTAAGGAGAAACAAAAACGGAATGCAGATGAAGAAAGTATAGAAGATGTGGACGATGAGGAATTTGAAAAGATGATTG ACACATTTGAAGATGATAATTGTTTCACCTCTGGAAAGGATGATCTTGATTTTGCTGG caacatgaaaaagaaaaaaaaaggtgctaaGGAAGACCCAGAAGATGAAGATTCAGAAGGCAGTGATGATGACCTATTTGATAACTTAGATGATGATGAAGTTTCTTTAGGAAGTCTGAATGAAGAATTTACTGAAATTGATGAGGATGGAGGAACATTCATGGATGTGTCGGATGAGGAAA AAGTTGATGACGTCAGCTCCAAAATCAATacaaagagaagcaaaaggaaaggtGCAAATGATTTGGACTTTGCTGGATCATTTCAAG gaccaaggaaaaaaaagaaaggaaatttcaaTGACTCCAGCCTATTTGTATCAGCTGAAGAG TTTGGCCACCTACTGGATGAAAATATGGGATCCAAGTTTGATAACATTGGCATGAATGCCATGGCTAACAAAGACAATGCAA GTCTCAAACAGCTTAGATGGGAGGCTGAACGTGATGACTGGCTACACAACAGAGATGTAAAAAGtatcatcaagaaaaagaaaaatttcaaaaagaagaggCCAAAAAccactcagaaaattaaaaagcaaagaaattga
- the CEBPZOS gene encoding protein CEBPZOS isoform X2, with protein sequence MARTMEPLAKKIFKGVLVVELVGVFGAYFLFNKMNTSQDFRQTMSKKFPFILEVYYKSIEQSGMYGVREQDQEKWLNSKN encoded by the exons ATGGCCCGCACTATGGAACCACTGGCAAAGAAGATCTTTAAAGGAGTTTTAGTAGTTGAACTTGTGGGCGTTTTTGGagcatattttttgtttaataagaTGAACACAAGTCAAG ATTTCAGGCAAACAATGAGCAAAAAATTCCCCTTCATCTTGGAAG tttattacAAATCCATTGAACAGTCTGGAATGTATGGAGTCAGAGAGCAAGATCAAGAAAAATGGCTGAATAGCAAAAATTAA
- the CEBPZOS gene encoding protein CEBPZOS isoform X1 yields the protein MLTLNLLNQKAGNSGTAGMARTMEPLAKKIFKGVLVVELVGVFGAYFLFNKMNTSQDFRQTMSKKFPFILEVYYKSIEQSGMYGVREQDQEKWLNSKN from the exons ATGCTAACCCTCAACTTGCTGAATCAGAAAGCTGGGAACTCGGGAACTGCAGG GATGGCCCGCACTATGGAACCACTGGCAAAGAAGATCTTTAAAGGAGTTTTAGTAGTTGAACTTGTGGGCGTTTTTGGagcatattttttgtttaataagaTGAACACAAGTCAAG ATTTCAGGCAAACAATGAGCAAAAAATTCCCCTTCATCTTGGAAG tttattacAAATCCATTGAACAGTCTGGAATGTATGGAGTCAGAGAGCAAGATCAAGAAAAATGGCTGAATAGCAAAAATTAA